Proteins co-encoded in one Spirosoma endbachense genomic window:
- a CDS encoding ThuA domain-containing protein: MRLVSSKELIAIVFCLICFISTIQAQSKAGKFNVIAFYRAKSDQAHISYVHEANRWFPKEAARHNFTYDSTDNWTNLNADFLANYQVVLFLDSRPEEPAQREAFQKYIEKGGAWMGFHFAGFALTPSAFPQNWDWYHNQFLGSGQYKSNTWRPTSAILRVEDRKHPATKHLSETFKSTPNEWYRWTNDLRTNPDIKILLSIDSTSYPLGTGPKPHEIWHSGYYPVVWTNKKYNMIYANMGHNDIDYENKTNKELSFTFTNETQNKLIIDSLLWLGNSSKIKAKK; encoded by the coding sequence ATGCGCCTAGTTAGCAGTAAGGAACTTATAGCCATTGTTTTTTGCCTCATTTGTTTCATCTCCACTATACAGGCACAGAGTAAGGCGGGCAAGTTTAACGTGATCGCTTTTTACAGGGCTAAAAGCGATCAGGCGCACATTAGCTACGTACATGAAGCTAATCGGTGGTTTCCTAAAGAAGCTGCCAGGCATAATTTTACCTACGATTCGACAGACAATTGGACGAATCTAAATGCTGATTTTCTGGCCAATTATCAGGTTGTTTTGTTTCTAGACAGCCGGCCTGAGGAACCTGCTCAGCGGGAAGCGTTTCAGAAGTACATAGAAAAGGGTGGTGCCTGGATGGGTTTTCACTTTGCGGGATTTGCCTTGACTCCATCTGCTTTTCCGCAGAACTGGGACTGGTATCATAACCAGTTTTTAGGATCAGGTCAATATAAAAGCAATACCTGGCGACCCACTTCGGCTATTTTACGGGTTGAAGATCGGAAGCACCCGGCCACAAAGCATTTGTCCGAAACATTTAAGTCGACACCGAATGAATGGTACAGGTGGACGAATGATCTGCGTACGAATCCGGATATTAAAATACTACTATCAATTGACTCAACAAGTTACCCATTGGGAACGGGACCAAAACCGCACGAAATATGGCATAGCGGTTATTATCCGGTAGTCTGGACGAATAAAAAATACAACATGATTTATGCAAACATGGGGCATAATGATATTGATTATGAAAACAAAACCAATAAAGAACTGTCATTTACATTTACGAATGAAACGCAGAATAAACTGATTATCGACAGCTTGTTATGGTTGGGCAATTCGTCAAAAATAAAGGCTAAAAAATGA
- a CDS encoding Crp/Fnr family transcriptional regulator, translating to METTVQTIIDTIKTFYSELSTDATQDLIDRCKTIRFEKNTLLVKEGQYSDKTFFIAEGAARAYYLKDGKEITDWFAFENDFISSINSFFLDVPSPHFIELIEPSILIEVSRDTMLELCDKHHSFDRLCRVIVTKTMLQLQQRIVSVQFEPAHQKLENLLAIRPDITNRVPLGHIASYLGITLETLSRIRHPKKRI from the coding sequence ATGGAGACTACAGTACAGACTATTATCGATACTATCAAAACCTTTTATTCAGAATTGTCTACCGATGCCACTCAAGATTTAATTGATCGCTGTAAAACTATACGGTTTGAAAAAAATACACTTCTGGTAAAAGAAGGGCAATATTCAGATAAAACTTTTTTTATTGCTGAGGGTGCTGCCAGAGCCTATTACTTAAAAGATGGCAAAGAAATTACCGATTGGTTTGCCTTTGAAAACGATTTTATCTCGTCAATTAATAGCTTTTTTCTTGATGTGCCAAGTCCTCATTTTATTGAATTAATTGAGCCATCAATACTAATAGAAGTTTCCAGAGATACCATGCTCGAGCTATGTGACAAGCATCATAGCTTCGACCGATTATGCCGGGTTATAGTCACGAAAACGATGTTACAACTGCAACAGCGAATTGTGTCTGTTCAGTTTGAGCCTGCGCACCAGAAACTTGAAAATCTGCTGGCCATCCGCCCCGACATCACGAATCGGGTTCCTCTTGGCCATATTGCTTCTTATTTAGGAATAACGCTGGAGACGTTAAGTCGAATTAGACATCCGAAGAAACGAATTTGA